The Candidatus Nanohalovita haloferacivicina region AGCTGTAGAGATCACAGCACCAACCAGGGACAGCGACCCCATTATCGTAAACAACGGATCGAAACCATGGTTCTGAATAATGTAGCCTGCGGCCATAGCGGAAATACCTGAGACAATCCAGTACATCGACTCCCAGAGGCCCCATTCATAGGCGTAACGGCCTTCATCAAGATTTCGGGAATAAACCTCATCGAAAGCCGGAGATCTCACCGCTGTTGCAATACCTACAACGGCCTGAACTGCGAAAAGCTGCACAGCATTATCAACAAGAAGATAGCCGAAGAATCCTATGGTAGAAATAAAGTAACCAAGCACTACAAGTTTTCTGGTATCAACAACTTTA contains the following coding sequences:
- a CDS encoding MFS transporter — its product is MNRQLKILNTASAFSIFAAALFAPFYAVFVDKIGGGAFIAGSSYSIYAIVAGILIFISSRLEDKVVDTRKLVVLGYFISTIGFFGYLLVDNAVQLFAVQAVVGIATAVRSPAFDEVYSRNLDEGRYAYEWGLWESMYWIVSGISAMAAGYIIQNHGFDPLFTIMGSLSLVGAVISTALIMKEE